A region from the Cellvibrio sp. PSBB006 genome encodes:
- a CDS encoding multidrug efflux RND transporter permease subunit — translation MSVSRPFILRPVATSLLMLALLMSGILAWRLLPVAALPQVDYPIIQVFTFNPGASPDVMARTITAPLERRLGQIPGLKQMSSTSSTGASIITLQFSLEVDLGVAEQEVQAAINTASSLLPGDLPTPPIYRKVNPADAPIMTLAVTSKSLPLPEVYDLIDTRMAQKLAQLPGVGMVSLAGGQRPAIRVKVNPTALASLGMSLEEVRSAIVTANANQPKGSFDGPYRSTMLDANDQIKSVEEYENLLINWNAGAPVRLKDVAKVVNGAEDRFLAAWADTQPAVLINIQRQPGANVIDVADSVQSLMPQLTSTLPAAVEVTVLTDRTNSIRASIRDVQKELIFAICLVVLVTFVFLRTIPATIIPSVAVPLSLVGTFGVMYMMGFSINNLSLMALTIATGFVVDDAIVMLENVARHREEGESPLQAALKGAAEIGFTLISLTISLIAVLIPLLFMGDVVGRLFQEFAITLAVAIGISLVVSLTLTPMMCARMLRDAPAHDAADPGFMDRLIARYGVWLDRVLEHQPAAMLVMIGTVVLTAGLYLLVPKGFFPVQDSGVIQVVTEAPQDISFDAMAERQQLLVERVLEDPDVASLSSFIGVDGSNITLNSGRLLINLKSHGERDATAGEIIDRLRENIKGVTGITAWFQPVQELSIEDRISRTQYQFTLTTPDSQLLDDWVPRVIERLRQEPALADVASDLQTQGLQAYVDIDRDAAARLGVRVSDIAAALQSAYGQRQIATLFTQANQYRVVLEVNPDYAQGLKALETTYVSNSAGQPVLLSTLSKVTQRPTALLINHQGQFPSTTVSFNLATGASLGEAIDAIEAAQQELAMPAALELRFQGAAEAFRASLSNTLWLILAAVVTMYIVLGVLYESFIHPVTILSTLPSATVGALLALLLTGRPLDLIAVIGVVLLIGLVKKNGIMMVDFALEAQRKDGLSPRAAIHRAAMMRFRPILMTTLAALFGAIPLMLASGSGAELRQPLGLVMVGGLLVSQVLTLFTTPVVYLFFDRWLKNRPAEAEQATLPLRE, via the coding sequence ATGAGTGTGTCCCGCCCTTTTATCCTGCGCCCGGTGGCAACGTCATTACTGATGTTGGCGCTGCTGATGTCTGGCATTCTGGCGTGGCGGTTGCTGCCGGTGGCGGCTTTGCCGCAGGTGGATTACCCGATCATCCAGGTCTTTACCTTTAATCCCGGCGCCAGCCCGGACGTGATGGCACGGACCATCACCGCACCGCTTGAGCGTCGACTGGGGCAGATTCCCGGCCTGAAACAAATGTCCTCCACCAGTTCCACCGGGGCTTCGATTATTACCCTGCAATTTTCGCTGGAAGTTGACCTGGGCGTGGCGGAACAGGAAGTGCAGGCCGCGATCAACACCGCCAGCAGCTTATTGCCCGGCGACCTGCCGACGCCGCCAATCTATCGCAAGGTGAACCCCGCCGACGCACCTATCATGACCTTGGCGGTTACCTCTAAAAGCCTGCCGTTGCCCGAAGTTTACGACCTGATCGACACGCGCATGGCGCAGAAGCTGGCGCAGTTACCCGGCGTGGGGATGGTGAGCCTGGCAGGCGGGCAACGCCCGGCCATTCGCGTCAAGGTTAATCCGACGGCGCTGGCGTCGCTCGGTATGAGCCTTGAAGAAGTCCGCTCCGCTATCGTCACCGCCAACGCCAACCAACCCAAGGGCAGCTTCGACGGCCCCTACCGCTCCACCATGCTCGACGCCAATGACCAGATCAAATCCGTTGAGGAATACGAAAACCTGCTGATCAACTGGAACGCCGGGGCACCGGTGCGCCTGAAAGACGTGGCCAAAGTCGTTAACGGTGCGGAAGATCGATTCCTCGCCGCCTGGGCTGATACCCAACCCGCCGTACTGATCAACATTCAGCGCCAGCCCGGCGCCAACGTGATTGACGTGGCCGACAGTGTGCAGTCGTTGATGCCGCAATTGACGTCCACGCTGCCCGCCGCTGTGGAAGTCACAGTATTGACCGACCGCACCAACAGCATTCGCGCGTCTATTCGTGATGTGCAAAAAGAACTGATCTTCGCGATCTGCCTGGTGGTGCTGGTGACCTTCGTCTTCCTGCGCACGATTCCCGCCACCATCATTCCCAGCGTCGCCGTGCCCCTGTCGCTGGTAGGCACCTTCGGCGTGATGTACATGATGGGCTTCTCCATCAACAACCTGTCCCTCATGGCCCTGACTATCGCCACCGGTTTTGTGGTGGACGACGCCATCGTGATGCTGGAAAACGTAGCCCGCCATCGGGAGGAAGGTGAGTCGCCGTTACAGGCGGCGTTAAAAGGCGCGGCGGAGATCGGCTTTACCCTGATCTCACTGACAATTTCGCTGATCGCTGTATTGATTCCGCTGCTGTTTATGGGCGACGTCGTTGGCCGTCTATTCCAGGAATTCGCCATCACCTTGGCGGTGGCCATCGGGATTTCGCTGGTGGTATCGCTCACGCTGACGCCGATGATGTGCGCACGCATGCTGCGCGATGCCCCCGCCCACGATGCGGCTGATCCCGGTTTTATGGACCGCCTGATTGCCCGTTACGGTGTCTGGCTGGATCGGGTGTTGGAACATCAACCAGCGGCCATGCTGGTGATGATCGGCACGGTGGTCCTGACGGCGGGTTTGTACCTGCTGGTGCCCAAAGGGTTCTTTCCGGTGCAGGACAGCGGCGTGATTCAGGTGGTCACCGAAGCCCCGCAGGATATTTCCTTTGATGCCATGGCCGAGCGACAACAATTGTTGGTGGAGCGGGTGTTGGAAGACCCGGATGTCGCGAGTCTGTCCTCATTTATCGGCGTGGACGGCAGCAATATCACGCTCAACAGCGGGCGTCTGCTGATCAACCTCAAGTCCCACGGTGAGCGCGACGCGACTGCCGGCGAGATCATCGACCGCCTGCGGGAAAACATTAAAGGCGTAACCGGCATTACCGCCTGGTTCCAGCCGGTGCAGGAACTCAGTATCGAAGACCGCATCAGCCGCACCCAATACCAGTTCACCCTCACCACGCCGGACAGCCAATTGCTGGATGACTGGGTGCCACGGGTGATTGAGCGCCTGCGCCAGGAACCCGCATTGGCCGATGTGGCCAGCGACCTGCAAACCCAGGGACTTCAGGCTTATGTGGATATCGACCGCGATGCTGCCGCCCGCTTGGGCGTGCGGGTCAGCGATATCGCCGCCGCGCTGCAAAGTGCCTATGGGCAGCGGCAAATCGCCACGCTGTTTACCCAGGCCAATCAATATCGCGTGGTATTGGAAGTTAACCCGGATTACGCGCAAGGTTTAAAAGCACTGGAAACGACCTATGTGTCCAACAGCGCGGGCCAGCCGGTGTTGTTGTCCACCCTTTCCAAGGTAACCCAGCGGCCCACCGCCCTGTTGATTAACCACCAGGGGCAATTCCCCTCGACCACCGTGTCTTTCAATTTAGCCACCGGTGCATCCTTGGGTGAAGCCATTGACGCCATCGAAGCCGCACAACAGGAACTGGCGATGCCGGCTGCACTGGAACTGCGCTTTCAAGGCGCGGCGGAGGCCTTCCGCGCCTCGCTCAGCAACACTTTGTGGCTGATCCTCGCAGCTGTGGTCACCATGTACATCGTACTGGGCGTGCTGTACGAGAGTTTTATCCACCCGGTTACGATTCTGTCGACTTTGCCCTCGGCCACTGTGGGAGCGCTGTTGGCATTACTGTTGACTGGACGGCCGCTGGATTTGATTGCGGTAATCGGCGTGGTGTTGCTGATTGGCCTGGTGAAGAAGAACGGCATCATGATGGTGGACTTCGCGCTGGAAGCTCAACGCAAAGACGGTCTGAGCCCCCGCGCGGCCATCCACCGCGCCGCCATGATGCGTTTCCGCCCGATCCTGATGACCACCCTCGCCGCGCTGTTCGGTGCGATCCCTTTGATGCTCGCCTCCGGCTCCGGCGCCGAACTGCGCCAGCCGCTGGGCTTGGTGATGGTGGGTGGTTTGCTGGTGAGTCAAGTGCTGACCTTGTTCACCACGCCGGTGGTGTATTTGTTCTTTGACCGCTGGTTGAAGAACCGCCCGGCCGAGGCGGAACAAGCGACATTACCGTTGCGGGAGTGA
- a CDS encoding efflux RND transporter permease subunit produces MSLARPFIRRPVASSLLAVAIVLVGLLAWRMLPVAPLPQVDFPSIQIYASLPGASPESMAATVATPLERALGSIPGVTGLNSNSSQGATQIWLEFDLDRDLDSAARDVQAALNAARGQLPAGMPGMPTYRKISPSQAPIMALALSSPNLSPSALYDAASTILAQKLSQIRGVGQVGIDGASLPAVRIQLNPGSLAHYGIALDEVRNAIANANVVQPLGLLEENESRWQIRTSDTLRSAADYKPLIIRYQEGAPVRLQDVAEVTDSVENRYASGFHNQRSAVTLTVSRQTGANIMETIDAINEQVPALRALMPTDTELKVVMDRSPGIRATLKEAQITLLIAVLLVVGVVWAFLGSARSALIPSLAIPVSLIGAFAVMYLYGFSLNNLSLMALIVAAGLVVDDAIVVLENIKRHIERGLSPYRAAIRGAHEVGFTLLAMNVTLVVVFVSILFMGGVVEKLFREFSITLAAAMLISLAVSLSLTPSLCAHLLKSDAPLVPGQEKKPTIFDDIKHGYATSLNWALRHSLLVILLLTAVIGVNIYLYVAIPKTMLPEQDTGQITGWIRGDDGFSFQIMQPKIEEFRQLLLSDPAVEDVFGASGGGMGVSNAWMRVSLKPMAERGVPAEEVVDRIRRRMPQIPGGILMIGVDQDIRLNSPFSRSEQELLMLSSEVEPLQKWGVKVTQAMEKLPELTSIDGERGEGAQQVVIDIDREAAQRLGVDMAMVASLLNNSFSQRQVSTMYDEFNQYRVVMELEPEYTSTPAALEQIQVITRDGSRVPLSTFATFGYGLANDRVRHTRQFASVSIGYDLAEGVTAEQARAAIDNLLAELMVPSEVHVGPPGSKQAGWGPSTPGTDQNQAWLILGVLLAVYLVLGILYESTIHPLTILSTLPSAGVGALLALRLSDTPFSLIALLGLFLLIGIVMKNAILMIDFALEAERRDGLSSRESIYQAALLRLRPILMTNLAGLLGAIPLVLGFHEGSELRRPLGITIIGGLAVSQLLTLYTTPVVYLYMERLRQWGLRRKSILVARNP; encoded by the coding sequence ATGAGCCTCGCACGCCCGTTTATCCGCCGCCCCGTTGCCAGTAGTTTGCTGGCCGTCGCGATTGTATTGGTCGGACTGCTGGCCTGGCGGATGCTGCCAGTGGCCCCGCTGCCGCAGGTGGATTTTCCGTCGATCCAGATTTACGCCTCTTTACCCGGCGCCAGCCCGGAAAGCATGGCCGCCACCGTTGCCACGCCCCTTGAGCGTGCACTGGGCAGTATCCCCGGCGTGACCGGCCTGAATTCCAACTCCAGCCAGGGCGCGACACAAATCTGGCTGGAGTTCGATCTCGACCGGGATCTGGATTCCGCCGCCCGCGACGTACAGGCCGCGCTTAATGCGGCGCGTGGCCAACTGCCGGCGGGGATGCCGGGCATGCCAACCTACCGCAAGATCAGCCCATCCCAGGCGCCGATTATGGCGCTGGCGTTAAGCTCGCCGAACCTGTCCCCCAGCGCACTCTATGACGCAGCCTCTACCATCCTTGCACAAAAACTGTCGCAGATTCGCGGCGTGGGTCAGGTGGGCATCGACGGCGCCTCCCTGCCGGCGGTACGCATCCAGCTCAACCCCGGCTCCCTCGCCCATTACGGCATCGCCCTGGACGAAGTACGCAATGCCATCGCCAACGCCAACGTGGTGCAGCCGCTCGGGTTGTTGGAAGAAAACGAGAGCCGCTGGCAGATCCGCACCAGCGACACCCTGCGCAGTGCCGCCGACTACAAACCGCTGATCATCCGCTACCAGGAAGGCGCGCCGGTGCGTTTACAGGATGTGGCAGAGGTGACCGATTCGGTGGAAAACCGTTACGCCAGCGGCTTTCACAACCAGCGCTCCGCTGTGACCCTCACGGTCAGCCGCCAGACCGGCGCGAACATCATGGAAACCATCGACGCCATCAATGAGCAAGTGCCAGCTTTGCGCGCGCTGATGCCCACCGATACCGAATTAAAAGTGGTGATGGATCGCTCTCCCGGCATTCGCGCCACCTTGAAAGAAGCCCAAATTACGCTGCTGATCGCGGTGTTGCTGGTGGTGGGCGTGGTCTGGGCATTCCTCGGCAGCGCCCGCAGTGCATTGATTCCCAGCCTGGCGATTCCGGTTTCGCTGATCGGGGCTTTTGCGGTGATGTACCTCTACGGCTTCTCGCTCAATAACCTGTCGCTGATGGCATTGATCGTCGCTGCGGGATTGGTGGTGGATGATGCGATCGTGGTGCTGGAGAACATCAAGCGTCATATCGAGCGCGGATTGTCGCCTTATCGCGCTGCCATTCGTGGCGCACACGAGGTGGGGTTCACCCTGCTGGCGATGAACGTCACCCTGGTGGTGGTGTTTGTGTCCATCCTGTTTATGGGCGGCGTAGTGGAAAAACTCTTCCGCGAATTCTCAATCACTCTAGCCGCCGCCATGCTGATTTCCCTCGCCGTCTCCCTCAGCCTGACACCGAGTTTATGTGCCCACCTGCTCAAATCGGACGCACCGCTGGTGCCGGGACAGGAGAAAAAACCCACCATATTCGATGACATCAAACACGGTTATGCCACCAGTTTGAACTGGGCCTTGCGCCATAGCCTGCTGGTGATTCTGCTGTTGACTGCGGTGATCGGCGTGAATATCTACCTGTACGTTGCGATTCCCAAAACTATGCTGCCGGAACAGGACACCGGCCAGATCACCGGCTGGATTCGCGGCGACGACGGCTTCTCCTTCCAGATCATGCAGCCCAAGATCGAGGAATTCCGGCAGTTGCTGTTGTCCGACCCCGCGGTTGAAGACGTCTTCGGCGCCAGTGGCGGCGGCATGGGCGTGAGCAATGCGTGGATGCGCGTCAGCCTCAAACCCATGGCCGAACGCGGCGTGCCCGCTGAAGAGGTGGTGGACCGCATACGGCGACGTATGCCCCAGATTCCCGGTGGCATCCTGATGATCGGCGTGGATCAGGATATTCGTTTGAACTCGCCCTTCAGTCGCAGTGAGCAAGAACTTCTCATGCTGTCGAGCGAGGTTGAACCCCTCCAAAAATGGGGCGTTAAGGTCACACAAGCCATGGAGAAACTGCCAGAGCTAACCAGCATCGACGGCGAGCGCGGCGAAGGCGCCCAGCAGGTGGTGATTGATATCGACCGCGAGGCGGCGCAACGCCTGGGTGTGGATATGGCCATGGTGGCCTCGCTGCTCAACAATTCTTTCTCGCAGCGGCAAGTCTCCACCATGTACGACGAGTTCAACCAGTATCGGGTGGTGATGGAGCTGGAGCCGGAGTACACCTCCACGCCGGCGGCGCTGGAGCAAATCCAGGTTATTACCCGCGATGGCAGCCGCGTCCCACTCTCGACCTTTGCGACTTTTGGTTATGGCCTGGCCAACGACCGGGTGCGTCATACCAGGCAATTTGCCTCCGTGAGTATTGGGTACGATCTGGCGGAAGGCGTCACCGCTGAACAGGCCCGGGCAGCCATTGATAATTTGCTGGCAGAGCTGATGGTGCCTTCCGAAGTCCATGTGGGTCCGCCGGGCAGCAAACAGGCTGGCTGGGGGCCAAGCACACCGGGTACCGATCAGAACCAGGCATGGCTGATCCTTGGCGTATTGCTGGCGGTGTATCTGGTGTTGGGTATTCTGTATGAGAGCACGATTCATCCCTTGACGATTCTTTCTACCCTGCCCTCAGCCGGTGTGGGCGCGCTGCTGGCGTTGCGGCTGAGTGACACGCCCTTCAGCTTGATTGCCTTGCTGGGTTTGTTCCTGCTGATCGGCATCGTGATGAAGAACGCGATCCTGATGATTGATTTTGCGCTGGAAGCCGAGCGCCGCGATGGACTGTCTTCCCGTGAATCCATTTACCAGGCAGCGTTGCTGCGCCTGCGCCCGATTTTAATGACCAACCTCGCCGGCCTGCTGGGCGCCATCCCTCTGGTGTTGGGTTTCCACGAAGGGTCTGAATTGCGTCGTCCGCTGGGGATCACCATTATCGGTGGGCTCGCGGTCAGCCAGCTCCTGACGCTCTACACCACGCCGGTGGTCTATCTTTACATGGAACGCCTGCGCCAATGGGGCCTGCGCCGCAAGTCGATATTGGTTGCCCGCAACCCGTAA
- a CDS encoding Gfo/Idh/MocA family protein yields MRIAMIGLGDIARKAYLPVVANHPEITPLLCTRNTQTLAALAQQYRVADCFNTLESLLAAKPDAAMIHSNTESHAHIATQLLNAGIPTFIDKPLSYQLHECEALLNLATQKNIPLTVGFNRRFAPLIAPLADVANPLHIHWQKNRVNLPNRPRIFIYDDFIHVLDSLRFLAPGILQNLHITTHGKTNALGAIQVQWQRDKTLLTASMNRVSGVTEERVEFFATQQKWQIDSLTTGVHYEDNQARSLGFGDWENTLYKRGFVTMINAWVAQVHSGQLSAHDDILATHALCERVVNKAEMMLSNN; encoded by the coding sequence ATGCGTATTGCAATGATCGGTCTGGGCGATATTGCCCGCAAAGCCTATCTGCCGGTGGTGGCAAATCATCCGGAGATTACCCCGCTGTTATGCACGCGCAATACGCAAACGCTTGCGGCTCTCGCGCAGCAATATCGCGTGGCCGATTGCTTTAATACCTTGGAAAGCCTGCTCGCCGCCAAGCCGGATGCGGCAATGATTCATAGCAACACCGAAAGCCACGCACACATTGCCACGCAATTATTGAACGCCGGTATCCCTACGTTTATTGATAAACCGCTCAGTTACCAATTGCATGAATGTGAAGCGTTGCTGAACCTCGCCACACAAAAAAATATTCCGTTAACTGTCGGCTTCAATCGTCGCTTCGCGCCGTTGATTGCACCCCTGGCGGACGTCGCCAACCCGCTTCATATCCACTGGCAAAAAAACCGCGTTAATCTACCCAATAGACCGCGCATTTTTATTTACGATGATTTTATTCATGTACTGGACAGCCTGCGTTTTCTCGCACCGGGCATCCTGCAAAACCTGCACATCACTACCCACGGAAAAACCAACGCCCTCGGCGCCATTCAGGTGCAATGGCAGCGCGATAAAACCTTGCTGACCGCCAGCATGAATCGTGTCAGTGGCGTAACCGAAGAGCGTGTGGAATTTTTTGCGACACAACAAAAATGGCAAATCGACAGCCTGACCACCGGCGTACATTACGAGGATAACCAGGCCCGTTCCCTGGGCTTTGGCGATTGGGAGAACACACTCTACAAACGCGGATTTGTCACTATGATCAATGCCTGGGTGGCGCAGGTACACAGTGGCCAGTTAAGTGCGCACGATGACATCCTCGCCACCCACGCACTCTGTGAGCGCGTCGTAAATAAAGCCGAGATGATGCTCAGCAACAATTAG